A window of the Fundidesulfovibrio magnetotacticus genome harbors these coding sequences:
- the nudC gene encoding NAD(+) diphosphatase, with translation MFQDIDPHRIAYTPEHAAPRGHDRMVFLKKQRILLADHGGAPALPVAGDLFPEPGDAARSSIYLFSLGDTAFRYAPGAREEGPGLAYAPCRSVRGLAPGHMAFAAATACHLASWYAHNRHCGLCAAPMLPKEDERALRCPACGMVKYPRISPVVMVGVRHGDALLLVRNATGEYKGQGLVAGFVEAGETLEQALAREVLEETGLRVANPRYYKSQPWAFSQSLLMGFFADLAGDPAVDLGSGELSEALWTPRAEIPGDEPRFSLTWDMIQAFRNGEV, from the coding sequence ATGTTCCAGGACATCGACCCCCACCGCATCGCCTACACGCCCGAGCACGCCGCCCCGCGCGGCCACGACCGCATGGTTTTCCTGAAGAAGCAGCGCATCCTGCTGGCCGACCACGGCGGCGCGCCCGCTCTGCCCGTCGCCGGGGACCTGTTCCCCGAGCCCGGCGACGCGGCGCGCTCCAGCATCTATCTGTTCTCCCTGGGCGACACGGCCTTCCGCTACGCGCCCGGGGCGCGCGAGGAAGGCCCGGGCCTGGCCTACGCCCCCTGCCGGAGCGTGCGCGGCCTGGCCCCCGGGCACATGGCCTTCGCCGCCGCCACGGCCTGCCACCTGGCCTCCTGGTACGCCCACAACCGCCACTGCGGACTCTGCGCCGCGCCCATGCTGCCCAAGGAGGACGAGCGCGCCCTGCGCTGCCCGGCGTGCGGTATGGTGAAGTATCCGAGAATCTCGCCGGTGGTGATGGTGGGGGTGCGCCACGGCGACGCGCTCCTGCTGGTGCGCAACGCCACGGGGGAATACAAGGGGCAGGGGCTGGTGGCCGGGTTCGTGGAGGCGGGGGAGACCCTGGAGCAGGCCCTTGCCCGCGAGGTGCTGGAGGAGACGGGGCTGCGCGTGGCCAATCCCCGCTACTACAAGAGCCAGCCCTGGGCCTTCTCCCAGTCGCTGCTCATGGGCTTCTTCGCGGACCTGGCGGGCGACCCGGCCGTGGACCTGGGCTCCGGCGAGCTGTCCGAGGCCCTCTGGACGCCGCGCGCGGAGATTCCCGGCGACGAGCCGCGCTTCAGCCTCACCTGGGACATGATCCAGGCCTTCCGCAACGGCGAGGTCTGA
- a CDS encoding glycosyltransferase gives MARRLDSVFIATCSDILDESGATIRHNSPAWPLMDYFSRRCARVSVLELSVPRKGMVNRPQLTTFRDGRRTGFRTWGPLATRPFAVSDDAAGPRTFLRLKLRDLAACLWAASAERGGFDLFIGVESLLALCGGYLKKLGKVRESVYYISDWSPWKFSNKALNKVYLEMDRAACLLSDHIWNYTDAIEHARRDILKFDDTHFGRQHRVPFGFIPDGATPPPDHEVDLNRLVFCGGIGPENGLDVIVEALPGMARRLPGIRLDVLGDGPDLPRLKERARELGVDGRVTWHGYVTDRAAILKAQLGAALALAPYAPLEHSVKRFGDVIKIREAIGCGLPVVTTNVPPSHKEVLEKNLGRVIDYSPQALEEAVAELLGDPERYFAVRAGVLAASGDNLWDAVYGRTLAAMGYGGVGIR, from the coding sequence ATGGCCAGGCGCCTGGATTCGGTGTTCATCGCCACCTGCTCGGACATCCTGGACGAGTCCGGGGCGACCATCCGGCACAACAGCCCGGCGTGGCCGCTCATGGACTACTTCTCCCGGCGCTGCGCCCGGGTGAGCGTGCTGGAGCTCTCCGTGCCGCGCAAGGGCATGGTCAACCGGCCCCAGCTCACCACGTTCCGGGACGGGCGGCGCACCGGCTTCAGAACCTGGGGGCCGCTGGCCACGCGGCCTTTCGCCGTCTCCGACGACGCGGCCGGGCCGCGCACCTTCCTGCGCCTGAAGCTGCGCGACCTGGCGGCCTGCCTCTGGGCCGCCTCGGCGGAGCGCGGCGGCTTCGACCTGTTCATCGGCGTGGAGTCGCTCCTGGCGCTGTGCGGCGGGTATCTGAAGAAGCTCGGCAAGGTGCGCGAGAGCGTCTACTACATCTCGGACTGGTCGCCCTGGAAGTTCTCCAACAAGGCCCTCAACAAGGTCTACCTGGAGATGGACCGCGCCGCCTGCCTGCTCTCGGACCACATCTGGAACTACACCGACGCCATCGAACACGCCCGGCGCGACATCCTCAAGTTCGACGACACCCACTTCGGCCGCCAGCACCGCGTGCCCTTCGGCTTCATCCCCGACGGCGCGACCCCGCCCCCCGACCACGAGGTGGACCTGAACCGCCTGGTCTTCTGCGGCGGCATCGGCCCCGAGAACGGCCTGGACGTGATCGTGGAAGCGCTCCCCGGCATGGCCCGCAGGCTGCCCGGCATCCGCCTGGACGTGCTGGGCGACGGCCCGGACCTGCCCCGCCTGAAGGAGCGCGCCCGGGAGCTGGGCGTGGACGGGCGCGTCACCTGGCATGGCTACGTCACCGACCGCGCGGCCATCCTCAAGGCCCAGCTGGGCGCGGCCCTGGCCCTGGCCCCCTACGCGCCCCTGGAACACAGCGTGAAACGCTTCGGCGACGTGATCAAGATCCGCGAGGCCATCGGCTGCGGCCTGCCCGTGGTCACCACGAACGTGCCGCCCTCCCACAAGGAGGTGCTGGAGAAGAACCTGGGCCGCGTGATCGACTACTCGCCCCAGGCCCTGGAAGAGGCCGTGGCGGAACTGCTGGGCGACCCCGAACGCTACTTCGCCGTGCGGGCAGGCGTGCTGGCCGCCTCGGGCGACAACCTCTGGGACGCCGTGTACGGCCGCACCCTGGCGGCCATGGGCTACGGCGGGGTCGGCATCCGTTGA
- a CDS encoding HD-GYP domain-containing protein: MSPLEVPSNARQGRVLFVDDDQAILDSFRAAFSRRYILGLAGNAQEGLALLASGRRFDVLVTDVRMPGMSGLDFLARARELAPWSVRIVLTGHADVETAARAVNQGHVYKFLTKPCPRPELAIALEEALRHGRGQSRLDEQALKGFLSALHFRNLETSDHVERVGSLSRKIALAMAWNEEDADLLRMAATLHDIGKIGIPDAVLLKPGRLSAEEFGIMKHHPGIGREMLKEADSPLLRMARDVAAHHHERPDGAGYPEGLRGKDIPVGARIVAVADVYDALISDRVYRPRFPRREALEIISGGGGTAFDPDVVAAFQRIV; the protein is encoded by the coding sequence ATGAGCCCTCTCGAAGTCCCTTCCAATGCCCGGCAAGGTCGCGTCCTGTTCGTGGACGACGACCAGGCCATCCTGGATTCCTTCCGTGCCGCCTTCTCCAGGCGCTACATTCTGGGCCTCGCGGGGAACGCCCAGGAAGGCCTGGCGCTCCTGGCCTCGGGCAGGCGTTTCGACGTGCTGGTCACGGACGTGCGGATGCCCGGCATGTCCGGCCTGGACTTCCTGGCCAGGGCGCGGGAACTGGCCCCCTGGTCCGTGCGCATCGTCCTCACGGGCCACGCCGACGTGGAAACCGCCGCCCGCGCGGTCAACCAGGGCCACGTGTACAAGTTTCTGACCAAGCCGTGCCCCCGGCCGGAGCTGGCCATCGCCCTGGAGGAAGCCCTGAGGCACGGGCGAGGGCAGAGCAGGCTGGACGAGCAGGCCCTGAAGGGGTTTCTCTCCGCGCTGCACTTCCGCAACCTGGAAACCAGCGACCACGTGGAGCGCGTGGGCAGCCTGAGCCGGAAGATCGCCCTGGCCATGGCCTGGAACGAGGAGGACGCGGACCTGCTCCGCATGGCCGCGACCCTGCACGACATCGGCAAGATCGGCATCCCCGACGCCGTGCTGCTCAAGCCGGGGCGGCTCTCTGCGGAGGAGTTCGGCATCATGAAGCATCACCCCGGCATCGGCCGCGAGATGCTCAAGGAGGCGGACTCCCCCCTGCTCAGGATGGCCCGGGACGTGGCCGCCCACCACCACGAGCGCCCGGACGGCGCGGGCTACCCCGAAGGCCTGCGCGGGAAGGACATCCCGGTCGGCGCGCGCATCGTGGCCGTGGCCGACGTGTACGACGCCCTGATCAGCGACAGGGTCTACCGCCCGCGCTTCCCGCGCCGGGAAGCCCTGGAGATCATCTCGGGAGGCGGCGGGACGGCCTTCGACCCGGACGTGGTGGCGGCGTTCCAGCGGATCGTCTGA
- the purT gene encoding formate-dependent phosphoribosylglycinamide formyltransferase, whose amino-acid sequence MTRIGTPLTPSATRLLLLGAGELGKEVAIEAQRLGVEVIAVDRYPDAPAMQVAHRSHVVSMLDAQALRRIIEAERPHHIVPEIEAIATEELLKLEAEGYQVTPTARAARLTMDREGIRRLAAEELGLATSPYRFADTREEFLAACGEIGFPCVVKPVMSSSGKGQSVARDEAQAQASWDYAQTAGRAGAGRVIVEGFVDFDYEITLLTVRHAGGTSFCEPIGHRQEKGDYRESWQPHPMSPKALAEARRMAEAVTAALGGRGLFGVELFVKGERVLFSEVSPRPHDTGMVTLISQDLSEFALHVRAILGLSVPGVRLYGPAASRVILAEGDSAAPSFEIDPRALEEPDTSLRLFGKPEVKGLRRMGVALALGQGVEEAKEKAVRVASLVTVKL is encoded by the coding sequence ATGACGCGCATCGGCACCCCGCTCACCCCTTCCGCCACCAGACTTCTGCTGCTGGGCGCGGGCGAACTCGGCAAGGAAGTGGCCATCGAGGCCCAGCGCCTGGGCGTGGAGGTCATCGCCGTGGACCGCTACCCCGACGCGCCCGCCATGCAGGTGGCCCACCGCTCCCACGTGGTGAGCATGCTCGACGCGCAGGCCCTGCGCCGCATCATCGAGGCCGAGCGACCGCACCACATCGTGCCCGAGATCGAGGCCATCGCCACCGAGGAACTCCTGAAACTGGAAGCCGAAGGCTACCAGGTGACGCCCACGGCCCGGGCCGCCCGCCTGACCATGGACCGCGAGGGCATCCGCCGCCTGGCCGCCGAGGAACTGGGCCTGGCCACCTCGCCCTACCGCTTCGCGGACACGCGCGAGGAGTTCCTGGCCGCCTGCGGGGAGATCGGCTTCCCCTGCGTGGTCAAACCCGTGATGTCCTCCTCGGGCAAGGGCCAGAGCGTGGCCCGCGACGAGGCCCAGGCCCAGGCAAGCTGGGACTACGCCCAGACCGCCGGGCGCGCCGGGGCCGGGCGCGTGATCGTGGAAGGCTTCGTGGACTTCGACTACGAGATCACCCTGCTCACCGTGCGCCACGCCGGGGGCACGAGCTTCTGCGAGCCCATCGGCCACCGCCAGGAGAAGGGCGACTACCGCGAATCCTGGCAGCCGCACCCCATGAGCCCCAAGGCCCTGGCCGAGGCCCGGCGTATGGCGGAGGCCGTCACGGCGGCTCTCGGCGGGCGCGGACTCTTCGGGGTGGAGCTCTTCGTGAAGGGCGAGCGCGTGCTCTTCTCCGAGGTGTCGCCCAGGCCGCACGACACGGGCATGGTCACGCTCATCTCCCAGGACCTTTCGGAATTCGCCTTGCACGTGCGGGCCATCCTGGGCCTGAGCGTGCCGGGCGTGCGCCTCTACGGCCCGGCGGCCTCCCGGGTGATCCTGGCCGAGGGCGACTCGGCCGCGCCCTCCTTCGAGATCGACCCCCGGGCGCTGGAAGAGCCGGACACTTCCCTACGCCTCTTCGGCAAGCCTGAGGTGAAGGGCCTGCGCCGCATGGGCGTGGCCCTGGCCCTGGGCCAGGGCGTGGAGGAGGCCAAGGAGAAGGCCGTGCGCGTCGCCTCCCTGGTGACGGTGAAGCTCTAG
- a CDS encoding molybdopterin-containing oxidoreductase family protein: MDSARIVRTSCRGCHGVCQVLVHLDAQGRVLRIAGDPESPTSRGFICPKGAHAARTLHHPERLATPLRRVGARGEGRFEPVSWDEALEIMAETFDRVRRESGPEFLALHQGTGRPYTEFTGRFIHALGSSNFVSPGHNCFLPRNIASALTVGWLPIADIYGRGGATPGSFLVFGCNSMETGAADGMCGAMIAKALRKARSVVVADPRTTPTAREADIHLRLRPGTECALALALLHVIVGENLHDKAFVEAHCNGFPELREHLIPLSPQWAEPITRVPAEAIRRAARALAADGPCAVLWGNGIDTSVNAFQTARALLSLMAVTGSLDVPGGMVRWVAPAGVRCKSPQEDKAQLGMQFLTPEQKARMIGAGRFPFGPGCHQPTFWEACLTGRPYRPRALWLVGTNPLLTATRGDVIEKALREHIEFTVASDLFLTPTAALCDLVLPAAHWLEQDDVVYFHKIWCVLARRKTAQVGQARDDRAVMLHLARRLGLHEAFPWADWEAYLAWLLEPSGMSFEEFADKGVLLGEMRYRKHETEGFPAPGGKVDLASRVLAGAGRPALPAYVEPPLSPVSRPDLARDYPLILMTGCKVQPFFHSEGRQIEPLRRLRPEPLVAVHPEAAARSGLSGGDAAFVVTPHGRARFVVALDEGLAPDVVSADHGWWFPERGPLDPGWKENNANMLFGHEHFDPDCGAEPLKCGLCRLERA; encoded by the coding sequence ATGGACTCCGCTCGCATCGTGCGCACGTCGTGCCGGGGCTGCCACGGGGTGTGCCAAGTGCTCGTGCACCTGGACGCCCAGGGCCGCGTGCTCCGCATCGCCGGGGACCCGGAGAGCCCCACCAGCCGGGGCTTCATCTGCCCCAAGGGCGCGCACGCGGCCCGGACCCTCCACCACCCCGAGCGCCTCGCCACGCCCCTGCGGCGCGTGGGCGCGCGCGGCGAGGGGCGCTTCGAGCCCGTCTCCTGGGACGAGGCCCTGGAGATCATGGCCGAAACCTTCGACCGGGTGCGCCGCGAGTCCGGCCCCGAGTTCCTGGCCCTGCACCAGGGCACGGGCAGGCCCTACACCGAGTTCACCGGGCGCTTCATACATGCCCTGGGCTCGTCCAACTTCGTCTCCCCCGGCCACAACTGCTTCCTGCCCCGCAACATCGCCTCGGCCCTGACCGTGGGCTGGCTGCCCATCGCGGACATCTACGGACGGGGCGGCGCGACGCCCGGCAGCTTCCTGGTGTTCGGCTGCAACTCCATGGAGACCGGCGCGGCCGACGGAATGTGCGGGGCAATGATCGCCAAGGCCCTGCGCAAGGCCCGGTCCGTCGTCGTCGCGGACCCGCGGACCACGCCCACGGCCCGCGAGGCCGACATCCACCTGCGCCTGCGCCCGGGAACCGAATGCGCCCTGGCCCTGGCCCTGCTCCACGTGATCGTGGGGGAGAACCTCCACGACAAGGCCTTCGTGGAGGCCCATTGCAACGGCTTCCCCGAGCTGCGCGAGCACCTCATCCCCCTGAGCCCCCAATGGGCCGAGCCCATCACCCGGGTCCCCGCGGAGGCCATCCGCCGGGCCGCGCGGGCCCTGGCCGCGGACGGGCCGTGCGCCGTGCTCTGGGGCAACGGCATCGACACCAGCGTCAACGCCTTCCAGACCGCCCGGGCGCTGCTCTCGCTCATGGCCGTGACCGGGAGCCTGGACGTGCCCGGCGGCATGGTGCGCTGGGTCGCGCCCGCCGGGGTGCGCTGCAAGTCCCCGCAGGAGGACAAGGCCCAGCTGGGCATGCAGTTTCTCACGCCGGAACAGAAGGCCCGCATGATCGGGGCCGGGCGTTTTCCCTTCGGTCCGGGCTGCCACCAGCCCACCTTCTGGGAGGCCTGCCTGACCGGGCGGCCCTACCGTCCGCGCGCCCTCTGGCTGGTGGGCACGAACCCCCTGCTCACGGCCACGCGCGGCGACGTGATCGAGAAAGCCCTGCGCGAACACATCGAGTTCACCGTGGCCTCGGACCTCTTCCTGACCCCCACGGCCGCCCTCTGCGACCTGGTGCTCCCGGCCGCCCACTGGCTGGAGCAGGACGACGTGGTGTATTTCCACAAGATCTGGTGCGTGCTGGCCCGGCGCAAGACGGCCCAGGTCGGCCAGGCGCGCGACGACCGCGCCGTGATGCTCCACCTGGCCCGCCGCCTGGGGCTCCACGAGGCCTTCCCCTGGGCCGACTGGGAGGCCTACCTCGCCTGGCTGCTGGAGCCCTCGGGCATGAGCTTCGAGGAGTTCGCGGACAAGGGCGTCCTCCTGGGCGAGATGCGCTACCGCAAGCACGAGACCGAGGGCTTTCCGGCCCCGGGCGGCAAGGTGGACCTGGCCAGCCGCGTCCTGGCCGGGGCCGGTCGCCCGGCCCTGCCCGCCTACGTGGAGCCGCCCCTGTCGCCCGTTTCCCGGCCGGACCTCGCGCGGGACTATCCCCTCATCCTCATGACCGGCTGCAAGGTCCAGCCCTTCTTCCACTCCGAGGGCAGGCAGATCGAGCCCCTGCGCCGCCTGCGGCCCGAGCCGCTGGTGGCCGTCCACCCCGAGGCCGCCGCGCGTAGCGGCCTCTCCGGCGGGGACGCGGCCTTCGTGGTCACGCCCCACGGCCGGGCGCGCTTCGTGGTGGCCCTGGACGAAGGGCTCGCCCCCGACGTGGTCAGCGCCGACCACGGCTGGTGGTTCCCGGAGCGCGGCCCCCTGGACCCGGGCTGGAAGGAGAACAACGCCAACATGCTCTTCGGCCACGAACACTTCGACCCGGACTGCGGGGCCGAACCCCTCAAGTGCGGCCTGTGCAGGCTGGAGCGGGCCTGA
- a CDS encoding sensor histidine kinase: MSEQDKSREELAAEIVALRRRVKDLEQGLAAPSGVDLKRATEGADFYLTILDEAPALIWRAGKDARCDWFNATWLAFTGRELSQELGDGWAEGVHPEDFDRCLKTYLDAFHARRFFEMEYRLRRHDGEYRWILDIGCPFKDIDGLFAGYIGYCFDVTQRKRDEKFRQEVERVIRHDIKSPLAGLHGLAQLALADGIDDELRPLIPGLLRAVRHVINLVDSGDKFALLEQGLFKPEPARFSMSLLLRDVIGSLNPLTACRNVHVTLDARPGPLETDTLFFGDETLVFDMASNLVKNAVEATPPGGTVRVEAWAGPGALQLSVHNPGEVPPDMRERFFEKYATSGKPGGTGLGTYSARLIARAHGGDIRCDSSQERGTRVTVTLPLPDARVREA, translated from the coding sequence ATGAGCGAACAGGACAAATCGCGGGAAGAGCTCGCGGCGGAAATCGTGGCCCTGCGCAGGCGCGTCAAGGACCTTGAGCAGGGCCTCGCGGCCCCCTCGGGCGTGGACCTCAAGCGCGCCACGGAAGGAGCGGACTTCTACCTGACCATCCTGGACGAGGCCCCGGCCCTGATCTGGCGCGCGGGCAAGGACGCTCGGTGCGACTGGTTCAACGCCACCTGGCTGGCCTTCACCGGGCGCGAGCTGAGCCAGGAACTGGGCGACGGCTGGGCCGAGGGCGTGCACCCCGAGGATTTCGACCGCTGCCTGAAGACCTATCTCGACGCCTTCCACGCCCGCAGATTCTTCGAGATGGAATACAGGCTGCGCCGCCACGACGGCGAATACCGCTGGATCCTGGACATCGGCTGCCCCTTCAAGGACATCGACGGGCTCTTCGCGGGCTACATCGGCTACTGCTTCGACGTGACGCAGCGCAAGCGCGACGAGAAGTTCCGGCAGGAGGTCGAGCGGGTCATCCGCCACGACATCAAGTCCCCCCTGGCCGGGCTGCACGGACTCGCCCAGCTCGCCCTGGCCGACGGCATCGACGACGAGCTCCGGCCGCTGATCCCGGGCCTCTTGCGCGCCGTCCGCCACGTGATCAACCTCGTGGACTCCGGCGACAAGTTCGCCCTGCTCGAACAGGGCCTCTTCAAGCCGGAACCGGCGCGCTTCTCCATGTCCCTGCTGCTCCGGGACGTCATCGGCTCCCTGAACCCGCTCACCGCGTGCAGAAACGTCCACGTGACGCTGGATGCCCGCCCCGGCCCCCTGGAGACCGACACCCTCTTTTTCGGGGACGAAACCCTGGTCTTTGACATGGCCTCGAACCTCGTCAAGAACGCCGTGGAAGCCACCCCCCCGGGGGGGACCGTGCGCGTGGAGGCGTGGGCCGGTCCTGGCGCGCTGCAACTCAGCGTGCACAACCCGGGCGAAGTCCCCCCCGACATGCGGGAGAGGTTCTTCGAAAAATACGCCACGTCCGGCAAGCCCGGCGGCACCGGCCTGGGCACCTACAGCGCCCGGCTCATCGCCAGGGCCCACGGGGGGGACATCCGGTGCGACAGCTCCCAAGAGCGAGGAACCCGCGTGACCGTGACCCTGCCGCTCCCGGACGCCCGCGTCCGCGAGGCCTGA
- a CDS encoding glycosyltransferase family 4 protein: MSLPVTNSLHTEEDTPKVAILVETTIPPVSRANLRMYWLARALRAEGAVLANMVAPSQDLSSRRSYFTEGIWMNQYPGFGRQLYGRFRLPVRIWHFLASILSVVLLELTYRRGGARGFCAVHAWNPLAGMAAVVAGALIRRPVFLDFTDFYSDIARTDMPLLAKPLVWLENLVLSRARRVFVVSESMREHLVSRKGLDPDKVVVVPDGTDAQTFRPGLDGGAVRRKLGLSEDTPLIVFHGDIKHDDGVDVLMRALALVLKSRPDARLLVLGGGGPYFQNEIRPLVESLGIAHAVLTPGWIPHQEVPAYLNACDIGAMTMRATLNHDNYLSFKLFEYWGCGLPVVVTRLKAIGRIVRDGENGLVCASEDAPAYAAAFLRLMADRETARRLGAAGRELVERQFDWRMIMKAEVAQYTPEVLELSRR; this comes from the coding sequence ATGAGCCTCCCCGTGACCAACTCCCTCCATACCGAAGAAGACACCCCGAAGGTCGCCATCCTGGTCGAAACCACCATCCCGCCGGTGTCCCGGGCGAACCTCCGGATGTACTGGCTGGCCAGGGCGCTGCGGGCCGAAGGCGCGGTGCTGGCCAACATGGTCGCCCCCAGCCAGGACCTGTCCTCCCGCCGCTCCTACTTCACCGAGGGCATCTGGATGAACCAGTACCCCGGGTTCGGCAGGCAGCTCTACGGCCGCTTCCGGCTGCCGGTGCGCATATGGCACTTCCTGGCCTCCATCCTCTCGGTGGTGCTCCTGGAGCTCACCTACCGCCGCGGCGGGGCGCGCGGCTTCTGCGCCGTGCACGCCTGGAACCCCCTGGCCGGCATGGCCGCCGTGGTGGCCGGGGCCCTCATCCGACGCCCCGTGTTCCTGGACTTCACCGACTTCTACTCCGACATCGCCCGCACCGACATGCCCTTGCTGGCCAAACCGCTGGTCTGGCTGGAGAACCTGGTGCTCTCCCGGGCCAGGCGGGTCTTCGTGGTCTCCGAATCCATGCGCGAACACCTGGTCAGCCGCAAGGGGCTCGACCCGGACAAGGTGGTGGTGGTCCCCGACGGCACCGACGCCCAGACCTTCCGACCCGGCCTGGACGGCGGCGCGGTGCGCCGCAAGCTGGGCCTCTCCGAGGACACCCCGCTCATCGTCTTCCACGGCGACATCAAGCACGACGACGGCGTGGACGTGCTCATGCGCGCCCTGGCCCTGGTGCTCAAGTCCCGCCCGGACGCGCGCCTTCTGGTGCTGGGCGGCGGCGGCCCCTACTTCCAGAACGAGATCCGCCCCCTGGTGGAGAGCCTGGGCATCGCCCACGCCGTGCTCACCCCGGGCTGGATTCCCCATCAGGAAGTGCCCGCCTACCTTAACGCGTGCGACATCGGGGCCATGACAATGCGCGCCACCCTCAACCACGACAACTACCTCTCCTTCAAGCTCTTCGAGTATTGGGGCTGCGGGCTGCCCGTGGTGGTCACGCGGCTCAAGGCCATCGGCCGCATCGTGCGCGACGGCGAGAACGGGCTGGTCTGCGCCTCCGAGGACGCGCCCGCCTACGCCGCCGCCTTCCTGCGCCTCATGGCCGACCGCGAGACGGCCCGACGCCTGGGCGCGGCAGGGCGCGAGCTCGTGGAGCGCCAGTTCGACTGGCGCATGATCATGAAGGCCGAGGTGGCCCAGTACACCCCCGAGGTGCTGGAGCTCTCGCGCCGCTAG
- a CDS encoding PAS domain S-box protein, whose protein sequence is MDHSGPADIDAYYRLHRFAYLPDGVSITTTFGEFVKVNEAFCKASGYAAEELLGKCWGALDLWADHVQRADYLDRLGKCRCVSHFPAGLVHRDGSVRQCLLTGTVVAVGGRLYVVTIGRDVTCS, encoded by the coding sequence ATGGACCATTCCGGACCGGCGGACATCGATGCCTATTACCGCCTCCATCGTTTCGCCTACCTGCCCGACGGCGTGAGCATCACCACCACGTTCGGGGAGTTCGTGAAGGTCAACGAGGCCTTCTGCAAGGCCTCCGGCTACGCCGCCGAGGAGCTTCTCGGAAAATGCTGGGGAGCGCTGGACCTCTGGGCCGACCACGTGCAACGCGCGGACTACCTCGACCGGCTCGGCAAGTGCCGCTGCGTCTCCCACTTCCCCGCGGGGCTGGTGCACCGGGACGGGAGCGTGCGCCAATGCCTGCTCACGGGCACGGTGGTCGCGGTCGGAGGCAGGCTCTACGTGGTGACCATCGGGCGCGACGTCACCTGCTCCTGA
- a CDS encoding class I SAM-dependent methyltransferase codes for MTHPDERTSPSHPGGVEPGQDARCLLCGAAEHRIEGRPDALYTLLRCNSCGFVYASPRPDEAMLQAFYNQHTDYNADPPPLTPAKAKARAARYAGFIRRFHPGARRVLEIGCLHAHLLHGLRQWGHEVQGADICESARHYARRAYGITVHPGGTPPEELAGSYDVIILAHVIEHVLDPVAFLEGLARFLAPGGILLVETPGLDTPLYSLFKAAYNMVRPPEHISFFDARTLREALRLAGLERTESLTYSPGWDQKNVFMYGALSLFKALGVLSALRKGGSSSTDFGLAAPIAVRPGGLFAAAFRAADLGCRLLNIALTPLVRAMDSNGRGLMLVAVGRAKPTDTP; via the coding sequence ATGACGCATCCTGACGAGAGAACCTCCCCATCCCATCCGGGCGGCGTAGAGCCGGGACAAGACGCCCGCTGCCTGCTGTGCGGCGCCGCGGAGCACCGGATCGAGGGCCGTCCGGACGCCCTCTACACGCTGCTGCGCTGCAACTCCTGCGGCTTCGTGTACGCCAGCCCACGTCCCGACGAGGCCATGCTCCAGGCGTTCTACAACCAGCACACAGACTACAACGCCGACCCTCCTCCCCTTACGCCCGCCAAGGCCAAGGCCAGGGCGGCCCGCTACGCGGGGTTCATCCGCCGCTTCCACCCCGGCGCCAGGCGCGTCCTGGAGATCGGGTGCCTGCACGCCCACCTGCTCCACGGTCTGCGTCAATGGGGGCACGAGGTGCAGGGGGCCGACATCTGCGAATCCGCCAGGCACTACGCCCGGAGGGCCTACGGGATCACGGTGCACCCGGGGGGAACGCCCCCGGAGGAGCTCGCCGGATCGTACGACGTGATCATCCTGGCGCACGTGATCGAGCACGTCCTCGACCCCGTGGCCTTCCTCGAAGGCCTGGCCCGCTTCCTGGCCCCGGGCGGCATCCTGCTCGTGGAGACGCCCGGCCTGGACACCCCGCTCTACTCCCTCTTCAAAGCCGCCTACAACATGGTGCGCCCGCCCGAGCACATCAGCTTCTTCGACGCCCGCACCCTCCGGGAGGCCCTGCGCCTCGCCGGGCTGGAGCGCACCGAGAGCCTGACCTATTCCCCGGGTTGGGACCAGAAGAACGTCTTCATGTACGGCGCGCTCTCCCTGTTCAAGGCCTTGGGCGTTCTCTCCGCGCTGCGCAAGGGCGGGAGCTCCTCGACGGACTTCGGGCTGGCCGCCCCCATCGCCGTGCGCCCCGGGGGCCTGTTCGCCGCCGCGTTCCGGGCGGCGGACCTTGGATGCAGACTCCTCAACATCGCGCTCACCCCCCTCGTCAGGGCCATGGACTCCAACGGACGCGGCCTGATGCTCGTGGCCGTGGGGCGCGCAAAGCCAACGGACACGCCATGA